A stretch of Phoenix dactylifera cultivar Barhee BC4 chromosome 16, palm_55x_up_171113_PBpolish2nd_filt_p, whole genome shotgun sequence DNA encodes these proteins:
- the LOC103708136 gene encoding calmodulin-like protein 8 — protein sequence MDRPTKEQISEFQEAFSLFDKDGDGCITLEELATVIKSLGQNPTEDELHEMITEIDADGNGTIEFGEFLSLMARKMKETDAEEELKEAFKVFDKDQNGYISASELKNVMINLGEKLTDEEVDQMIKEADVDGDGQVNYEEFVRMMKAT from the exons ATGGATCGCCCGACAAAGGAGCAGATCTCTGAGTTCCAGGAAGCCTTTAGCCTCTTTGACAAGGATGGAGATG GGTGCATCACACTGGAAGAACTTGCCACCGTCATCAAATCATTGGGCCAGAACCCTACTGAAGATGAGTTGCATGAAATGATTACAGAAATCGATGCAGATGGCAATGGAACCATAGAATTTGGAGAATTTTTGAGTCTAATGGCAAGAAAAATGAag GAGACTGATGCAGAGGAGGAACTCAAAGAAGCTTTCAAGGTCTTTGACAAGGATCAAAATGGATATATCTCAGCCAGTGAG CTAAAGAATGTGATGATTAATCTCGGGGAGAAATTGACTGATGAAGAGGTTGATCAAATGATTAAGGAGGCAGATGTGGATGGTGATGGACAAGTGAACTACGAGGAATTTGTGCGAATGATGAAGGCCACCTAA